One window from the genome of Tachysurus vachellii isolate PV-2020 chromosome 5, HZAU_Pvac_v1, whole genome shotgun sequence encodes:
- the cd4-2.2 gene encoding CD4-2 molecule, tandem duplicate 2 isoform X3 produces MFGSKSILWITFAAFCVTTGSCKEFYQKTGDTVKMDCAAEGPMNEVEWKMNNHLVLFRDKSGRMRKAGLGNSDRARIEGTSLKISGLQHTDSGEFTCRSAKHMLYVASANANPSVVLHSSETKLSCDITGDFKGKFKWTTPKSQVQAQSKEVNVKATSEHSGSWKCTITNNQQEELITLEVILKVVGPLVTSENVKVSEGDSAMLPCSLSASSGLSITGGSWTRNSSGVHLVTLMRTESDVKWNKTNVNTDKVGFSDTKLSNYDVKLKKVKLDDAGVYVCSLKFDNGKSLSASLMLMVSRRDGPAPEKVEELQAATQELLHM; encoded by the exons ATGTTTGGGTCAAAAAGCATCCTTTGGATCACCTTTG CAGCTTTTTGTGTAACCACAGGAAGTTGTAAAGAATTTTATCAAAAAACTGGCGATACCGTAAAAATGGACTGTGCTGCTGAGGGTCCAATGAACGAAGTAGAGTGGAAAATGAACAACCACCTGGTGCTATTCAGGGACAAATCAGGAAGAATGCGTAAAG CTGGTTTAGGCAATAGTGATAGGGCACGGATAGAAGGAACCTCGTTGAAGATTTCCGGATTGCAGCACACCGACTCTGGAGAATTCACATGCAGATCAGCCAAGCACATGCTGTATGTGGCATCAG CCAATGCAAACCCTTCTGTGGTGCTGCACTCCAGTGAAACAAAGTTAAGCTGTGATATCACTGGGGACTTTAAAGGAAAATTTAAATGGACAACACCAAAATCTCAAGTGCAAGCCCAAAGTAAGGAGGTGAATGTGAAAGCTACCTCAGAACATTCAGGATCCTGGAAATGCACCATCACAAATAATCAGCAGGAGGAATTGATAACGCTGGAAGTGATCCTCAAAGTTGTTG GTCCTCTGGTCACCTCGGAGAACGTTAAGGTTTCTGAAGGGGACTCTGCAATGCTGCCATGTTCTCTATCAGCCTCCAGTGGACTGTCTATAACGGGGGGCTCATGGACACGTAACTCCTCTGGTGTCCACTTGGTCACATTAATGAGGACAGAGAGCGATGTCAAATGGAATAAAACTAACGTCAATACTGATAAAGTTGGCTTCAGTGACACAAAGCTGTCAAACTATGATGTGAAACTGAAAAAG GTGAAGCTTGATGatgctggtgtgtatgtgtgcagtctGAAGTTTGACAATGGAAAATCTCTGAGTGCTAGTTTGATGTTGATGGTTTCGAGAAGAGATGGTCCTGCTCCTG agaaAGTTGAAGAACTCCAAGCGGCAACCCAAGAATTACTGCATATGTGA
- the cd4-2.2 gene encoding CD4-2 molecule, tandem duplicate 2 isoform X1 encodes MFGSKSILWITFAAFCVTTGSCKEFYQKTGDTVKMDCAAEGPMNEVEWKMNNHLVLFRDKSGRMRKAGLGNSDRARIEGTSLKISGLQHTDSGEFTCRSAKHMLYVASANANPSVVLHSSETKLSCDITGDFKGKFKWTTPKSQVQAQSKEVNVKATSEHSGSWKCTITNNQQEELITLEVILKVVGPLVTSENVKVSEGDSAMLPCSLSASSGLSITGGSWTRNSSGVHLVTLMRTESDVKWNKTNVNTDKVGFSDTKLSNYDVKLKKVKLDDAGVYVCSLKFDNGKSLSASLMLMVSRRDGPAPETGSKTSTLEKMWFGLPLWIWIGMLVILFVVVLVIVVAIVLLCYRKKRMKRKLKNSKRQPKNYCICDSARRQSGKSPGKSPGKRERPPPLPRHQYNSLNE; translated from the exons ATGTTTGGGTCAAAAAGCATCCTTTGGATCACCTTTG CAGCTTTTTGTGTAACCACAGGAAGTTGTAAAGAATTTTATCAAAAAACTGGCGATACCGTAAAAATGGACTGTGCTGCTGAGGGTCCAATGAACGAAGTAGAGTGGAAAATGAACAACCACCTGGTGCTATTCAGGGACAAATCAGGAAGAATGCGTAAAG CTGGTTTAGGCAATAGTGATAGGGCACGGATAGAAGGAACCTCGTTGAAGATTTCCGGATTGCAGCACACCGACTCTGGAGAATTCACATGCAGATCAGCCAAGCACATGCTGTATGTGGCATCAG CCAATGCAAACCCTTCTGTGGTGCTGCACTCCAGTGAAACAAAGTTAAGCTGTGATATCACTGGGGACTTTAAAGGAAAATTTAAATGGACAACACCAAAATCTCAAGTGCAAGCCCAAAGTAAGGAGGTGAATGTGAAAGCTACCTCAGAACATTCAGGATCCTGGAAATGCACCATCACAAATAATCAGCAGGAGGAATTGATAACGCTGGAAGTGATCCTCAAAGTTGTTG GTCCTCTGGTCACCTCGGAGAACGTTAAGGTTTCTGAAGGGGACTCTGCAATGCTGCCATGTTCTCTATCAGCCTCCAGTGGACTGTCTATAACGGGGGGCTCATGGACACGTAACTCCTCTGGTGTCCACTTGGTCACATTAATGAGGACAGAGAGCGATGTCAAATGGAATAAAACTAACGTCAATACTGATAAAGTTGGCTTCAGTGACACAAAGCTGTCAAACTATGATGTGAAACTGAAAAAG GTGAAGCTTGATGatgctggtgtgtatgtgtgcagtctGAAGTTTGACAATGGAAAATCTCTGAGTGCTAGTTTGATGTTGATGGTTTCGAGAAGAGATGGTCCTGCTCCTG AGACAGGTTCTAAAACATCTACATTGGAAAAAATGTGGTTTGGTTTGCCTTTGTGGATCTGGATTGGAATGTTAGTgattctgtttgttgttgtgctTGTCATTGTTGTCGCCATTGTACTGTTGTgctacagaaagaaaagaatgaag agaaAGTTGAAGAACTCCAAGCGGCAACCCAAGAATTACTGCATATGTGACAG TGCTAGGAGGCAGAGTGGTAAAAGCCCAGGTAAAAGCCCAGGTAAAAGAGAGCGGCCTCCACCTCTCCCCAGGCATCAGTACAACTCTTTAAATGAATAA
- the cd4-1 gene encoding CD4-1 molecule, with product MSFLLVLLLMLAPFHSSAEVPEPVLAQVGNAVTLPLQSWEKSDNIHVNWNFNGDSLISRNPTSSHTQVAEKWKGRISLTENFALLITSVTENDFGIFTCDQHVLMSSKTTTYKLYEVKMSTPSPLLVNDSLNLSCEINREGFNLVRPTVRWLGPDNTIYAGQSYENKYTLRLFRVSSNHNGNWICEVQYGARKLNAMSNVVIVDLAPSPLDPIYTSDSSSNLLIPCFFSSKISWATVNATGVTGGSWSFTSLNGSASLPPLLKLHPNPSPVWKIPPNTPSWLIESEVKNNELGVKISRVSINHRGSYTCSLEFMKRTLRHRVQVEVLQVISSAGKNMYEGSTLNLTCTLGHPMPPDLEVNWKSPYGSSLSSLRLPHLTELSIPGVRLKDSGRWTCELKKNKTVLATATITLKIEKAPVSVWLVVGIIAGILVLILVSAIVIFSIRRHRKVMKHTRRKRRFCCCKNPRPKGFYKT from the exons ATGAGCTTCTTATTGGTGTTATTACTTATGCTGGCACCATTTCACTCATCTGCAG aaGTACCAGAACCTGTTTTAGCACAGGTAGGGAATGCTGTTACACTTCCCTTGCAGTCATGGGAGAAATCTGACAATATTCATGTCAACTGGAACTTTAATGGAGACTCTTTGATTAGTAGAAATCCTACATCATCTCATACACAAG TGGCAGAAAAGTGGAAGGGACGAATCtctcttacagaaaacttcGCTCTTCTCATTACATCTGTTACTGAGAATGACTTTGGAATCTTCACATGTGACCAGCATGTACTCATGAGCAGTAAGACGACCACGTACAAACTTTATGAAG TAAAGATGTCCACACCGTCACCATTGCTGGTTAATGACAGTCTCAATCTGTCCTGTGAAATCAATCGTGAAGGATTTAATCTTGTTCGTCCTACTGTACGCTGGTTAGGGCCGGATAATACAATTTACGCTGGACAGTCATATGAGAACAAATACACTCTCAGATTGTTCCGAGTCTCCAGCAATCACAATGGAAACTGGATCTGTGAAGTGCAATATGGTGCTCGTAAATTAAATGCCATGTCTAATGTCGTGATTGTAG ACCTCGCCCCCTCGCCATTGGATCCCATCTACACATCTGACTCCTCCTCTAATTTACTTATACCATGTTTCTTTTCCTCAAAAATTTCCTGGGCCACAGTAAATGCCACAGGTGTGACGGGAGGTAGCTGGAGCTTCACTTCACTTAATGGTTCTGCATCCTTACCTCCTCTCCTCAAATTACATCCCAATCCCTCTCCAGTCTGGAAGATTCCCCCTAACACACCCAGCTGGCTCATAGAGAGTGaggtaaaaaataatgaactcGGTGTGAAGATTTCCAGGGTGTCTATAAATCACAGAGGAAGCTACACCTGTAGCCTGGAGTTCATGAAAAGGACACTCAGACATAGAGTGCAGGTTGAGGTGCTACAAG TTATTTCCTCAGCAGGTAAAAATATGTATGAGGGCAGTACGCTGAACTTGACCTGCACTCTTGGTCATCCCATGCCCCCTGACCTGGAAGTAAATTGGAAATCCCCATATGGTTCATCTCTGTCAAGTCTTAGGCTTCCCCATCTCACAGAGCTGTCTATCCCTGGGGTAAGACTGAAGGACAGTGGGCGATGGACCTGTGAactgaaaaagaacaaaacagtgCTTGCAACAGCTACGATCACACTGAAAATTG AGAAAGCTCCAGTCAGTGTTTGGCTTGTTGTAGGTATTATTGCTGGTATTCTGGTCTTGATCTTGGTTTCTGCAATTGTTATCTTCAGCATTCGTAGGCACAGAAAG GTGATGAAGCACACACGGCGTAAGAGGAGATTCTGCTGCTGTAAGAA
- the cd4-2.2 gene encoding CD4-2 molecule, tandem duplicate 2 isoform X2 — translation MFGSKSILWITFAFCVTTGSCKEFYQKTGDTVKMDCAAEGPMNEVEWKMNNHLVLFRDKSGRMRKAGLGNSDRARIEGTSLKISGLQHTDSGEFTCRSAKHMLYVASANANPSVVLHSSETKLSCDITGDFKGKFKWTTPKSQVQAQSKEVNVKATSEHSGSWKCTITNNQQEELITLEVILKVVGPLVTSENVKVSEGDSAMLPCSLSASSGLSITGGSWTRNSSGVHLVTLMRTESDVKWNKTNVNTDKVGFSDTKLSNYDVKLKKVKLDDAGVYVCSLKFDNGKSLSASLMLMVSRRDGPAPETGSKTSTLEKMWFGLPLWIWIGMLVILFVVVLVIVVAIVLLCYRKKRMKRKLKNSKRQPKNYCICDSARRQSGKSPGKSPGKRERPPPLPRHQYNSLNE, via the exons ATGTTTGGGTCAAAAAGCATCCTTTGGATCACCTTTG CTTTTTGTGTAACCACAGGAAGTTGTAAAGAATTTTATCAAAAAACTGGCGATACCGTAAAAATGGACTGTGCTGCTGAGGGTCCAATGAACGAAGTAGAGTGGAAAATGAACAACCACCTGGTGCTATTCAGGGACAAATCAGGAAGAATGCGTAAAG CTGGTTTAGGCAATAGTGATAGGGCACGGATAGAAGGAACCTCGTTGAAGATTTCCGGATTGCAGCACACCGACTCTGGAGAATTCACATGCAGATCAGCCAAGCACATGCTGTATGTGGCATCAG CCAATGCAAACCCTTCTGTGGTGCTGCACTCCAGTGAAACAAAGTTAAGCTGTGATATCACTGGGGACTTTAAAGGAAAATTTAAATGGACAACACCAAAATCTCAAGTGCAAGCCCAAAGTAAGGAGGTGAATGTGAAAGCTACCTCAGAACATTCAGGATCCTGGAAATGCACCATCACAAATAATCAGCAGGAGGAATTGATAACGCTGGAAGTGATCCTCAAAGTTGTTG GTCCTCTGGTCACCTCGGAGAACGTTAAGGTTTCTGAAGGGGACTCTGCAATGCTGCCATGTTCTCTATCAGCCTCCAGTGGACTGTCTATAACGGGGGGCTCATGGACACGTAACTCCTCTGGTGTCCACTTGGTCACATTAATGAGGACAGAGAGCGATGTCAAATGGAATAAAACTAACGTCAATACTGATAAAGTTGGCTTCAGTGACACAAAGCTGTCAAACTATGATGTGAAACTGAAAAAG GTGAAGCTTGATGatgctggtgtgtatgtgtgcagtctGAAGTTTGACAATGGAAAATCTCTGAGTGCTAGTTTGATGTTGATGGTTTCGAGAAGAGATGGTCCTGCTCCTG AGACAGGTTCTAAAACATCTACATTGGAAAAAATGTGGTTTGGTTTGCCTTTGTGGATCTGGATTGGAATGTTAGTgattctgtttgttgttgtgctTGTCATTGTTGTCGCCATTGTACTGTTGTgctacagaaagaaaagaatgaag agaaAGTTGAAGAACTCCAAGCGGCAACCCAAGAATTACTGCATATGTGACAG TGCTAGGAGGCAGAGTGGTAAAAGCCCAGGTAAAAGCCCAGGTAAAAGAGAGCGGCCTCCACCTCTCCCCAGGCATCAGTACAACTCTTTAAATGAATAA